A section of the Ciceribacter thiooxidans genome encodes:
- a CDS encoding DMT family transporter, producing the protein MSQDTTLKGVLIAFVCFVAYAISDASVKLVDGRVPPLEAAFFGSCFGLLAVPFLLKRGDSWTDLVRTTNRPLWLLRFVCSAIGTVGSIVAFTELSMAEAFSLIFLLPSFATILSVIFLKEKVGPRRWSAVVIGFVGVLIVLRPGFRELSFGHLTALVSGFTGAVSIVIYRAVGPAEKSVSLYGAGFLGSLLISGTLMAPGFVWPTTHDFSLLASFGILATVGNVLLMIASFYASAAVVGPIQYSQMIWAVLFGYVLFGDRLDVPMLAGIVLIVGSGLLTVIRERQRGVPLPPSLAAAPQAALSAEPEAPADLDRQG; encoded by the coding sequence TTGTCCCAAGACACCACCCTCAAAGGCGTCCTGATCGCCTTCGTCTGCTTTGTCGCCTATGCCATCAGCGACGCTTCGGTGAAACTCGTCGACGGCCGTGTGCCGCCGCTCGAAGCGGCCTTCTTCGGCTCCTGTTTCGGTCTTCTCGCCGTGCCCTTCCTGCTCAAGCGAGGTGACAGCTGGACGGACCTCGTGCGCACGACCAACAGGCCGCTCTGGCTGCTGCGGTTCGTCTGCTCGGCGATCGGGACCGTCGGCAGCATCGTCGCCTTCACCGAACTCAGCATGGCCGAGGCCTTCAGCCTGATCTTCCTGCTGCCGTCCTTCGCCACGATCCTGTCGGTCATCTTCCTCAAGGAAAAGGTGGGGCCGCGGCGCTGGTCGGCCGTGGTCATCGGCTTCGTCGGCGTGCTGATCGTCTTGCGACCGGGTTTCCGTGAACTGTCGTTCGGGCACCTGACGGCGCTCGTCTCCGGCTTCACCGGCGCCGTTTCCATCGTCATCTACCGGGCGGTCGGCCCGGCGGAGAAGAGCGTCTCGCTCTATGGCGCGGGATTCCTTGGCAGCCTTTTGATTTCCGGGACACTGATGGCACCGGGATTCGTCTGGCCGACGACCCATGACTTTTCGCTTCTGGCGTCCTTCGGCATCCTCGCGACGGTCGGCAACGTGCTGCTGATGATCGCCTCCTTCTACGCCTCGGCGGCGGTGGTCGGGCCGATCCAGTATAGCCAGATGATCTGGGCGGTGCTCTTCGGCTACGTGCTCTTCGGCGACCGCCTGGACGTGCCGATGCTCGCCGGCATCGTGCTCATCGTCGGCTCGGGCCTGCTCACCGTCATCCGCGAGCGCCAGCGCGGCGTACCGCTACCACCCTCGCTCGCCGCGGCGCCGCAGGCTGCCCTTTCGGCGGAACCTGAAGCTCCGGCCGATCTCGATCGTCAGGGCTGA
- a CDS encoding DsbA family oxidoreductase codes for MQRITIDIVSDVVCPWCFLGKARLDLAIAEVQDEISVDVNWRPYRLNPDYPPEGVDQQVELARKLGGKENMDRAHEQLEALGRDVGIVFDFGAIRIGPNTLDAHRLIHWAGTEDREAQQRVVSALFKANFEEGRNVGDHAVLLDIAKTAGLDRAVIATLLEGDADKAHVLSEIDAAQQMGVNGVPFFIFDQKYAVSGAQTPEVLVNALRDIARLKAEDQRKLN; via the coding sequence ATGCAGCGCATCACCATCGACATCGTCTCGGACGTCGTCTGTCCCTGGTGCTTTCTCGGAAAGGCGCGTCTCGACCTCGCGATCGCCGAGGTGCAGGACGAGATATCCGTCGATGTGAACTGGCGCCCGTACCGTCTCAACCCCGACTATCCGCCGGAAGGCGTCGACCAGCAGGTGGAGCTTGCCCGCAAGCTCGGCGGCAAGGAGAACATGGACCGGGCCCATGAACAACTTGAGGCACTCGGGCGGGACGTCGGAATCGTCTTCGACTTCGGCGCCATCAGGATCGGCCCGAACACGCTCGACGCACACCGGCTGATCCATTGGGCCGGCACCGAAGACCGCGAGGCGCAGCAACGGGTCGTCTCGGCACTGTTCAAGGCGAATTTCGAGGAAGGCCGCAATGTCGGCGATCACGCAGTCCTGCTCGACATTGCCAAGACCGCGGGGCTCGACCGTGCGGTGATCGCGACACTGCTCGAAGGCGATGCCGACAAGGCGCACGTGCTTTCCGAGATCGATGCGGCGCAGCAGATGGGCGTGAACGGCGTGCCCTTCTTCATCTTCGACCAGAAATATGCCGTGAGCGGCGCGCAAACACCGGAGGTGCTTGTCAACGCGCTCCGGGACATTGCCCGCCTGAAAGCCGAGGATCAGCGAAAACTGAATTGA